A section of the Marinimicrobium koreense genome encodes:
- a CDS encoding RNA polymerase sigma factor, translating to MNESNDPFLSLLSRTAEGEHTAFAQLYRESSGKLYAVSLQMLRRRDWAEDAVQEAFVRIWYNAGSYHAEKGTVMSWMISIARYRALDMLRAAKSRPEINEESSAEEGSDESPELDLYQHRERAEIDRCMNQLEGTQRHAIHLAYFLGMTHIEVCKRLASPLGSVKSWIRRGLDRLKRCLEA from the coding sequence ATGAATGAGTCGAACGATCCTTTCTTATCATTGCTGAGTCGAACGGCGGAGGGGGAGCATACGGCATTTGCTCAGCTCTATCGTGAGTCATCCGGCAAGTTATACGCCGTTAGCTTGCAGATGTTACGGCGTCGGGACTGGGCAGAGGACGCCGTTCAGGAGGCGTTTGTACGGATTTGGTACAACGCCGGTTCGTATCACGCTGAGAAAGGGACAGTGATGTCCTGGATGATCAGTATTGCGCGTTATCGTGCGCTGGACATGTTGCGAGCGGCCAAAAGTCGTCCGGAAATCAATGAGGAGTCTTCGGCCGAAGAGGGGAGCGATGAGTCCCCGGAGCTGGACCTGTACCAACATCGGGAGCGAGCGGAAATTGATCGCTGTATGAATCAGCTAGAGGGCACACAGCGTCACGCTATCCACTTGGCGTACTTTTTGGGAATGACGCACATTGAGGTGTGCAAGCGTCTGGCGTCGCCGTTGGGCTCAGTCAAAAGCTGGATTCGTCGGGGTTTGGACCGTTTGAAGAGGTGCCTTGAAGCATGA
- a CDS encoding anti-sigma factor codes for MNYLTEDRRNALAADYVLGTLQGRARIRFQKLLMQHSSLRTTVWRWERGLNGLGESLPSQTVPARVWEQIQMRIGAPLDVTSPDNSSREDKPQKKVLPIGVETRFDPWRWLAGLSTAAALFLAVVLIWPVMYPESPGQLVVVQSEKAQPLWLIEWTDSTFNVQATDRLVAQADKDYELWLVAADGRDPVSLGLLPKQGRRQLPRIALLDEVDINVLAVSLEPLGGSPTGKPTTVLYTAEPVNI; via the coding sequence ATGAACTACTTGACCGAGGACCGCCGCAATGCGCTGGCGGCAGACTATGTATTGGGGACGCTTCAGGGTAGGGCGCGGATTCGCTTTCAGAAACTGTTGATGCAGCACTCTTCATTGCGGACCACTGTGTGGCGTTGGGAGCGTGGGCTCAATGGGCTGGGAGAATCGCTGCCCAGTCAAACGGTGCCGGCACGGGTATGGGAGCAGATCCAGATGCGAATCGGTGCGCCGCTGGACGTGACTTCGCCGGACAACAGTTCCCGGGAGGATAAGCCCCAGAAAAAAGTCCTACCCATCGGCGTCGAAACTCGGTTCGATCCCTGGCGTTGGTTGGCTGGTTTGTCGACGGCTGCCGCCTTGTTCTTGGCGGTGGTGTTGATCTGGCCGGTGATGTATCCAGAGTCGCCTGGACAACTGGTTGTGGTTCAAAGCGAAAAGGCGCAGCCGCTCTGGCTGATTGAATGGACGGATTCAACGTTCAATGTCCAGGCAACGGATCGACTGGTTGCGCAAGCGGATAAAGATTACGAGCTCTGGCTGGTGGCCGCTGATGGGCGTGACCCAGTGTCTTTGGGGCTATTGCCCAAACAGGGGCGGCGTCAATTGCCACGGATTGCGCTGCTGGATGAGGTCGACATCAACGTGCTTGCCGTCAGTCTTGAGCCCTTGGGCGGGTCGCCTACCGGCAAGCCGACCACCGTGTTGTATACGGCAGAACCGGTTAACATTTGA
- the recJ gene encoding single-stranded-DNA-specific exonuclease RecJ, translating to MQKTILRRTPPEHSLETPLAGDLPPLLDRLYRLRGVSRSEELSHKLQHLHKPTFKGLPEAVALLADAVEAQANVLVVGDFDADGATSSALAVMALQAMGLSSVDFLVPNRFEYGYGLTPEIVDVAAAMAPDVIVTVDNGISSVEGVRAAQEHGIAVVVTDHHLPGDELPSAEAIVNPNQPGCPFPSKNLAGVGVIFYVMNALRAELRQRGWFAQGQPEPNMANFLDLVALGTVADVVPLDHNNRILVSQGLQRIRAGVARPGIIALLDVAGRQMHRLVASDLGFAIGPRLNAAGRLDDISVGIQCLMCDSDELAREMALTLDELNRDRKAIESGMQKEAVAMLNRLQLDEENQALPWGLCLYDGNWHQGVIGILASRIKDRLHRPVIVFADAGEGEIKGSARSIAGLHIRDALDAVAARHPHLLNKFGGHAMAAGMTLSRENFDAFQQAFDEEVKRQLQPEDLQPVLVSDGNLTPTEVNLELASLLRNAGPWGQHFPEPLFDGDFALVQQRLVGEKHLKMTLALDSQGQHLVDAIAFNIDPELWPNPSVQRVHLAYRLDVNEFRGRQSVQLMVEYIEPA from the coding sequence ATGCAAAAAACCATCCTCCGACGCACACCTCCTGAACACTCTCTGGAAACCCCTCTGGCTGGTGACCTTCCTCCGTTGCTGGATCGCCTTTATCGGCTGAGAGGCGTCTCTCGCTCGGAAGAACTCTCCCACAAGCTGCAACACCTGCACAAACCCACCTTCAAAGGCCTGCCCGAAGCGGTGGCTCTATTGGCCGATGCGGTCGAGGCACAGGCCAATGTGTTGGTGGTGGGTGACTTCGACGCTGACGGCGCCACCAGTTCGGCGCTGGCGGTGATGGCGTTGCAGGCCATGGGGCTGTCGAGTGTGGATTTTCTGGTGCCCAACCGCTTTGAGTACGGCTATGGGCTGACGCCGGAGATTGTGGACGTGGCGGCGGCGATGGCGCCGGATGTGATTGTGACGGTGGATAATGGCATTTCCAGTGTCGAGGGGGTGCGTGCGGCGCAGGAGCATGGGATTGCGGTGGTGGTGACGGATCATCACCTGCCCGGTGATGAGCTGCCCTCCGCCGAAGCCATTGTGAACCCCAATCAGCCGGGCTGCCCGTTTCCCAGTAAAAACCTGGCAGGTGTTGGTGTTATTTTTTACGTGATGAACGCCCTGCGGGCGGAGTTGCGTCAGCGGGGCTGGTTTGCCCAGGGCCAACCCGAGCCCAATATGGCGAATTTTCTCGATCTGGTGGCCCTCGGTACGGTGGCGGACGTGGTGCCGCTGGATCACAATAACCGCATTCTGGTGTCTCAGGGCTTACAGCGCATTCGCGCCGGTGTGGCTCGCCCGGGCATTATTGCCCTGCTGGATGTGGCCGGGCGACAGATGCACCGGCTGGTGGCCAGTGACCTGGGGTTTGCCATTGGCCCACGGCTGAACGCGGCGGGACGCCTGGACGATATTTCCGTGGGCATTCAGTGTCTGATGTGCGACAGCGATGAGCTGGCCCGGGAGATGGCGTTGACGCTGGACGAGCTCAACCGCGATCGCAAGGCGATTGAGAGTGGCATGCAGAAGGAAGCGGTGGCCATGCTCAATCGGCTGCAGCTGGATGAAGAAAATCAGGCGCTGCCCTGGGGGCTCTGCCTGTATGACGGTAATTGGCACCAGGGTGTGATCGGTATTCTGGCGTCGCGCATCAAGGATCGTCTGCACCGTCCGGTGATCGTGTTTGCCGATGCCGGGGAAGGGGAGATCAAAGGTTCGGCTCGCTCAATTGCCGGTTTGCACATCCGCGATGCGCTGGATGCGGTGGCGGCCCGTCATCCGCATCTGTTGAACAAGTTCGGTGGCCATGCCATGGCGGCGGGGATGACGCTCTCTCGGGAGAATTTCGACGCGTTTCAGCAGGCCTTTGACGAAGAAGTAAAACGTCAATTGCAGCCGGAGGACCTGCAGCCGGTGTTGGTCAGCGACGGTAATCTGACGCCCACGGAAGTGAACCTGGAACTGGCCAGTTTGCTGCGCAACGCAGGCCCCTGGGGACAGCATTTTCCGGAGCCGCTGTTCGATGGGGATTTTGCGCTGGTTCAGCAGAGGCTGGTGGGGGAGAAACACCTGAAAATGACGTTGGCGCTGGATTCGCAGGGACAACATCTGGTGGACGCCATTGCGTTCAATATTGATCCGGAGTTGTGGCCCAATCCGTCCGTGCAGCGTGTGCACCTGGCGTATCGGTTGGATGTGAACGAGTTTCGCGGGCGTCAGTCCGTGCAGTTGATGGTGGAGTACATCGAACCGGCCTGA